In a genomic window of Microbacterium amylolyticum:
- a CDS encoding GTP-binding protein, translating to MPRGFESLVVEQCLFASQILLTKVDKLTEVELLRVAAAVSDINPSVAIDGIHYGHMAFERIAAMPEYDYHRVEVLSRELEAMDDERGTQDGIASLVIDDPRPLHPARLHRLFTTALPQQCYRSKGFFWLPSRDDRVLAWSQAAGQIGLEAIGYWKAGVLGEARPNRAQRRAAQKAGDRIVAGGGRLTQLEREVLVERMKDLDPRFGDRRTQLTLIGERAETELFRDLLMDCFCTEQEILRWQKGGSFDDPWPTATLELQATE from the coding sequence TTGCCACGCGGCTTCGAATCGCTCGTTGTCGAACAGTGCCTCTTCGCGAGTCAGATCCTCCTCACCAAGGTCGACAAGCTCACGGAAGTCGAGCTGCTGCGGGTGGCGGCCGCCGTCAGCGACATCAATCCCAGTGTCGCAATCGATGGGATTCACTACGGACACATGGCCTTCGAGCGAATAGCGGCGATGCCCGAGTATGACTATCACCGCGTGGAGGTGCTCAGCCGTGAACTCGAAGCGATGGACGACGAGCGGGGTACGCAGGATGGCATTGCGTCTCTCGTCATCGACGACCCGCGCCCGTTGCACCCCGCACGCCTGCACCGGCTGTTCACGACCGCTCTTCCGCAGCAGTGCTATCGCAGCAAGGGGTTCTTCTGGCTTCCCAGTCGCGATGATCGCGTTCTGGCATGGAGCCAGGCAGCCGGACAGATCGGACTCGAAGCCATCGGCTACTGGAAAGCCGGCGTCCTTGGCGAGGCGCGCCCCAATCGCGCTCAGCGTCGCGCCGCCCAGAAGGCCGGCGATCGCATCGTTGCCGGCGGCGGGCGACTCACGCAGCTCGAGCGAGAGGTCCTTGTCGAGCGGATGAAAGATCTCGATCCGAGATTCGGTGATAGAAGAACGCAGCTGACCCTGATCGGCGAGCGCGCCGAAACCGAGCTCTTCCGTGATCTGTTGATGGACTGCTTTTGCACGGAACAGGAGATTTTGCGCTGGCAGAAGGGTGGTTCCTTCGACGACCCGTGGCCGACGGCCACGCTGGAGCTGCAGGCAACCGAGTGA